One region of Kazachstania africana CBS 2517 chromosome 3, complete genome genomic DNA includes:
- the BUB3 gene encoding Bub3p (similar to Saccharomyces cerevisiae BUB3 (YOR026W); ancestral locus Anc_5.615) encodes MNNSTHKLLPDVPDDYISDIKIFENKILVTAWDGTLSVYEVNNESTEVTLSSRVTHNFPLLTSCMIDSMIYVGSVQGELLKYDLEKGALNQLFNNDDDNQIAQLGICKMFQCKDRCLLAASWDGILQFINTETYQLIKVIRLAVNVKVLTMDCDGEQIVIVTTGNKIRWLKNLFDESSQDVEIQSPLKFQIRDIKLTTNGTGYVVSSIDGRVAVEYFEDQSKQFAFRCHRMNLTDTQFVFPVNTLAFLPKSNTLYTGGSDGCVSCWSLDTKRKIRQYARFDSNSVVKLCCSEKALVIATSDDSFKTNATVTSDIELQSSNIYIDFF; translated from the coding sequence ATGAACAATTCAACGCATAAGCTACTTCCCGATGTTCCTGATGACTACATAAGTGACattaaaatctttgaaaataaaatattagtCACTGCCTGGGATGGTACGTTGTCAGTCTATGAAGTCAATAACGAGAGTACAGAAGTGACTCTTTCAAGCAGAGTGACACATAATTTTCCTCTGTTAACATCCTGTATGATCGATTCGATGATTTACGTTGGTAGCGTCCAAGGTGAACTGTTGAAGTACGATCTCGAGAAAGGTGCACTTAACCAATTGTTTAACAATGATGACGACAATCAAATAGCACAGTTAGGCATCTGTAAAATGTTCCAGTGCAAGGACAGATGTCTACTAGCTGCATCATGGGACGGTATACTGCAGTTTATAAATACCGAGACATATCAACTGATAAAAGTGATACGGTTGGCAGTAAATGTAAAAGTTCTGACAATGGATTGTGACGGTGAACAAATAGTAATTGTCACTACGGGTAATAAAATTAGATGgttgaagaatttattcGATGAATCTAGCCAAGATGTCGAAATCCAGTCtccattgaaatttcaaattagaGATATAAAATTGACGACAAATGGTACCGGCTATGTCGTGAGTAGTATTGATGGACGTGTTGCAGTGGAATATTTCGAAGACCAATCGAAACAATTTGCATTCCGTTGTCACAGAATGAATTTGACAGATACCCAATTTGTGTTCCCAGTGAACACACTAGCATTCCTGCCAAAATCGAATACTCTGTACACAGGTGGCTCCGACGGCTGTGTTTCCTGTTGGAGTCTGGAtacaaagagaaagattAGACAATATGCAAGATTTGACTCCAACAGTGTAGTCAAATTATGTTGTAGCGAAAAGGCTCTAGTGATTGCTACGTCGGATGATTCATTCAAGACAAATGCTACTGTCACGAGTGACATAGAATTACAATCAAGTAATATATACATAGACTTCTTTTAA
- the STI1 gene encoding Hsp90 cochaperone STI1 (similar to Saccharomyces cerevisiae STI1 (YOR027W); ancestral locus Anc_5.617), giving the protein MSKTADEYKQEGNTAFVAKDYQKAIDAFTKAIEVSETPNHVLYSNRSAAYTSSKQYEQALSDADECIKINPSWAKGYTRKGAALQGLHKYEEAEQCYNETLKIDPNNAIAKDSLAQIVSAQQSASRGFPGGFPGDMGLGELFKDPNLMEKLRRDPKVAELMNDQDFVAKINSYGNNPQALTNDMMTDPRIMQLFGALLGLNQPEEAASASSQPDSKNEEEPKREEPKKEAEPEAMEVDEEEQEQDTARIEADKAKAEGNKAYKARQFDEAISHYNQAWETFKDITYLNNRSAAEYEKGDYETCIKTLTEAVENARELRTDYKIVAKSFARMGNAYAKLDDLKKAIEYYQKSLTEHRTPDILSKLRKAEKDLKQQEAEAYLSPEKAEEARLEGKEYFTKADWPNAVKSYTEMIKRAPDDARGYSNRAAALAKLMSFPDAISDCNKAIEKDPSFIRAYLRKATCQIAVKEFAGAIETLDLARERDDGKNGNEINQLYAKASAQRFQPAEGNETPEETYARAMKDPEVAKIMQDPVMVSILQQAQNDPAALQEHMKNPEVFRKIQTLIAAGIIRTGTR; this is encoded by the coding sequence ATGTCTAAGACTGCCGACGAATACAAGCAAGAGGGTAACACTGCTTTTGTTGCCaaagattatcaaaaagCCATTGACGCCTTCACTAAAGCCATTGAAGTTTCCGAAACACCAAACCATGTTCTTTATTCAAACAGATCTGCCGCTTATACCTCTTCAAAACAATACGAACAAGCTTTAAGCGATGCTGATGAGTGTATTAAGATCAATCCAAGTTGGGCTAAAGGGTATACCAGAAAAGGTGCCGCTTTACAAGGTTTACATAAATATGAGGAAGCTGAACAATGTTACAATGAAACTTTGAAGATAGATCCAAACAATGCAATTGCTAAGGACAGTCTGGCACAAATTGTCAGTGCACAACAATCGGCATCTCGTGGATTCCCAGGTGGATTCCCGGGTGATATGGGACTTGGTGAATTATTCAAGGATCCTAATTtaatggaaaaattaagaCGTGACCCAAAAGTTGCTGAGTTGATGAATGACCAAGACTTTGTTGCCAAGATAAATTCTTACGGTAACAACCCACAAGCTTTAACAAATGACATGATGACTGATCCAAGAATTATGCAGCTTTTTGGTGCACTACTTGGCTTGAATCAACCCGAAGAAGCTGCATCTGCTTCTTCACAACCAGACTCCaagaatgaagaagaaccTAAGAGGGAAGAACCTAAAAAGGAAGCTGAACCGGAAGCCATGGAAGtcgatgaagaagaacaagaacaagACACTGCAAGAATAGAAGCTGACAAGGCTAAGGCAGAAGGTAACAAGGCTTACAAAGCTCGTCAGTTTGACGAAGCCATCTCACATTACAATCAAGCATGGGAAACTTTCAAAGACATTACTTATCTGAATAATCGTTCTGCTGCAGAATATGAAAAGGGTGATTATGAAACTTGTATCAAGACTCTGACTGAAGCTGTTGAGAATGCCAGAGAACTAAGAACTGATTATAAAATTGTTGCCAAGTCGTTTGCACGTATGGGTAATGCTTATGCTAAACTTGATGACTTAAAAAAAGCTATcgaatattatcaaaaatctttaaCTGAGCATAGAACACCCGATATCTTATCTAAATTAAGAAAAGCtgaaaaagatttgaagCAACAAGAAGCCGAAGCATACTTAAGTCCAGAAAAGGCTGAAGAAGCACGTCTAGAAGgtaaagaatattttaCAAAGGCTGATTGGCCAAATGCTGTTAAATCATACACTGAAATGATCAAGAGGGCACCAGATGATGCAAGAGGTTATTCTAACAGAGCAGCTGCATTAGCAAAATTGATGTCCTTCCCAGATGCAATTTCTGATTGTAATAAAGCTATCGAAAAGGATCCAAGCTTCATCAGAGCATATTTAAGAAAGGCTACCTGTCAAATTGCTGTTAAAGAGTTTGCTGGTGCCATTGAAACTTTAGATTTGGCAAGAGAACGTGATGACGGTAAGAATGGtaatgaaatcaatcaaCTATATGCTAAAGCCAGTGCCCAAAGATTCCAGCCAGCCGAAGGGAACGAAACTCCGGAAGAAACCTATGCCAGGGCAATGAAAGACCCAGAAGTTGCTAAGATAATGCAAGATCCTGTTATGGTCAGTATTTTACAACAGGCTCAGAACGATCCAGCTGCTTTACAAGAACATATGAAGAACCCAGAAGTTTTCAGAAAGATCCAAACTTTAATTGCTGCCGGTATTATCCGTACAGGAACTAGATAA
- the CIN5 gene encoding Cin5p (similar to Saccharomyces cerevisiae YAP6 (YDR259C) and CIN5 (YOR028C); ancestral locus Anc_5.619) → MLSRFNTQQTVPPSNSLPSYHTMNSTNISSIVNHQDIPSIPSRSSYTYSIASTAPVITPTSSQKSESSPSCSHNTSFSRLPRVLPPPVYTVPQIQPKRESIYTLNSVIITNNNNNNSHTATSTSPISTFPPTLTALHDSRRHSFSTSAGGSYISKEQDNFTSLQMVRGVHNSNPTTPSLIVKTEPVVSEKAHLAHNSGEKYNDYGQLIGKSGKVLRDTKRAAQNRYAQKAFRLRREKYIKGLEKKAEEFDALLTENSKLKELVEELRKEKELRNR, encoded by the coding sequence TATCTAGATTTAATACCCAACAAACTGTCCCTCCTTCCAACAGTCTACCTTCGTACCACACTATGAATTCcacaaatatttcatctaTAGTAAACCACCAAGACATTCCTTCGATACCTTCAAGATCAAGTTATACATACTCCATAGCTTCCACTGCTCCGGTCATAACTCCAACTTCTTCCCAAAAATCTGAGTCAAGTCCTTCTTGTTCCCATAATACAAGTTTCAGCAGACTTCCAAGAGTTTTACCTCCTCCCGTCTACACTGTCCCCCAGATTCAGCCAAAGAGAGAAAGTATCTACACATTGAACTCTGTCATCATTaccaacaacaataataataacagtCATACTGCTACTAGCACGAGTCCAATTTCAACCTTTCCTCCAACTCTAACTGCTTTGCACGACAGTAGAAGACATTCATTCAGCACTTCAGCTGGAGGTTCCTACATTTCTAAAGAACAGGATAATTTCACTAGTCTTCAAATGGTAAGAGGTGTGCACAATAGTAATCCAACAACACCTTCCTTAATAGTGAAGACTGAACCTGTTGTTTCCGAGAAAGCACACTTAGCTCATAATTCTGGcgaaaaatataatgactACGGTCAACTCATTGGTAAATCAGGCAAAGTATTGAGAGATACAAAGAGAGCTGCACAAAATCGTTATGCTCAAAAGGCATTCAGATTGAGACGTGAAAAGTATATCAAAGGATTGGAGAAGAAGGCTGAAGAATTCGATGCCCTACTTactgaaaattcaaaattgaaggaGCTTGTTGAAGAGCtaagaaaggaaaaagagtTACGTAACAGATGA